The Desulfoscipio gibsoniae DSM 7213 genome contains a region encoding:
- a CDS encoding FtsB family cell division protein has protein sequence MSISDASRREPNQDTKRRRNFNFSRSKLPVIIIVLLMLYISFSLGSRFDQLYAMQRNLEDMQTEIKDLRDKNAGLYEQLERLQSDDYIEQVAREKLGLVKPGEARIVTVPPGSEEAQQTPPDSEIKD, from the coding sequence ATGTCCATAAGTGATGCTTCCCGGAGGGAGCCGAACCAGGATACTAAACGCCGCAGAAATTTCAACTTCTCCCGCAGTAAATTGCCGGTGATTATTATTGTTTTGTTGATGCTATACATATCCTTTTCCCTGGGGTCACGCTTTGACCAACTATATGCCATGCAACGCAATCTTGAAGATATGCAGACAGAAATTAAAGATTTACGGGATAAAAATGCTGGATTATATGAACAACTGGAAAGGCTGCAGTCTGATGATTATATTGAACAGGTGGCCAGGGAAAAGTTGGGTTTGGTAAAGCCTGGAGAGGCCAGAATAGTAACTGTCCCGCCCGGATCGGAAGAAGCTCAGCAAACGCCGCCGGATTCTGAAATAAAGGATTAA
- a CDS encoding S1 RNA-binding domain-containing protein — protein sequence MPVQAGKIVEGKVTGITNFGAFVELPDGEVGLVHISEIAEEYVKDINDFLKINDLVKVKVISVDPKGKIGLSIKQTVETARRRPAPRKKFEVSFEEKLNRFLKDSEERQQGLRRNADAKRGGRGNRRS from the coding sequence ATGCCAGTGCAAGCAGGAAAAATTGTTGAAGGGAAAGTAACCGGTATTACAAATTTTGGCGCCTTTGTTGAGTTGCCGGATGGGGAAGTCGGTTTGGTACATATTTCGGAAATAGCCGAAGAATATGTCAAGGACATCAACGATTTCCTGAAAATAAATGACCTGGTTAAAGTTAAGGTTATTTCCGTAGACCCCAAGGGCAAAATAGGGTTATCCATAAAGCAAACGGTGGAGACAGCCAGACGCCGACCGGCACCTCGTAAAAAGTTTGAGGTTTCATTTGAAGAAAAGTTAAACCGTTTTCTAAAGGACAGCGAGGAAAGACAGCAGGGCCTGCGTCGCAATGCAGATGCCAAGCGTGGTGGTCGCGGTAATCGGAGATCATAG
- a CDS encoding Ppx/GppA phosphatase family protein — protein sequence MKIAAIDVGTNSTRLMVAEVSSEGEVRPVITDLKTTRLGQGIQGGRLVQAAMDRTLVVITKFMRQAERARVEKIVLAATSAVRDAVNREDFSSAVRSATGRELWVLSGPMEARLSYLGVTNALGDVRDALVIDIGGGSTEFIWRCAGETRFISVNAGAVRMTEGGYGSGQIQNAIGDTLHFIGLDSPGEVIGVGGTVTTLAAMAQGMLRYDPEKIHGYRLTAAAVDNLYRLLCSLPINKRKQLPGLQPQRADIIPAGARILSTILHGLALESVLVSEADILNGLILEAYIETQKMSQ from the coding sequence ATGAAGATTGCGGCAATCGATGTGGGCACAAACTCCACCCGGTTAATGGTGGCAGAAGTATCATCGGAGGGTGAAGTGCGTCCTGTGATAACGGATTTAAAAACCACCCGTCTCGGGCAGGGTATCCAGGGCGGGCGGCTGGTGCAGGCTGCGATGGATAGGACTCTGGTCGTAATTACAAAGTTCATGCGGCAGGCCGAGCGGGCCAGGGTTGAAAAAATCGTACTGGCGGCCACCAGTGCAGTACGGGATGCCGTTAATCGGGAGGACTTTTCTTCTGCGGTGCGTTCCGCCACCGGGCGGGAGTTGTGGGTGTTATCCGGTCCCATGGAGGCCCGGCTGAGCTACCTTGGAGTGACGAATGCTTTGGGTGATGTGCGGGATGCCCTGGTAATTGACATTGGGGGCGGCAGCACGGAATTTATCTGGCGCTGTGCCGGTGAAACCAGGTTTATCAGTGTAAACGCCGGTGCCGTACGGATGACCGAGGGCGGTTATGGTAGCGGGCAAATCCAAAACGCTATTGGTGACACGCTGCACTTTATCGGGTTGGACAGCCCGGGCGAGGTGATCGGGGTGGGTGGAACGGTAACTACCCTGGCAGCTATGGCCCAGGGTATGCTCCGGTACGACCCTGAAAAAATACATGGCTATCGCTTGACTGCTGCTGCTGTTGATAATTTGTACCGGTTACTATGTAGCCTTCCCATTAATAAGAGAAAGCAATTGCCGGGTTTGCAGCCTCAGCGGGCCGACATTATTCCTGCCGGCGCTCGTATATTGAGTACTATTTTGCATGGCTTGGCCCTGGAGAGTGTGTTGGTGAGTGAGGCCGATATACTCAACGGATTAATACTAGAGGCTTATATTGAAACGCAAAAAATGTCACAATAA
- the spoIIE gene encoding stage II sporulation protein E, with protein MFEKAEIYSRQRSKEGQYKYDDYTAGCCKSRRLHFFTGLRLRDGVGLVALLAAGFLLGRAFLLGELLPFGVALVAAGFVYHRESALAALIGAALGLCTVVSGWELAARMVALVAVGVAALAVPLHSALLRIWLGGAVLAVLVVTGTGYVAVTGPNTYDYVRVLFEAIFGALLAVAYGAAFGGLRRYATGQQVNGEQVFCFIVLLLSIVAAAGQVRWGMLTPGGILAAFIVLVAGYIGGAGLGAAAGAVIGVVPGLVFTVSPAALGAFAFAGFLGGLCRGMKRIGVVSGFLLGGTLLTVYLGSGRDIAGLMVETALAGLVFLILPKTVFTAIQKNMPVAGPWLATAQLAEGEQNSIKGRLKRWQTVFEEVSRTYDQVSGALDPQGKDTGWQSSIKEIKNMVCNDCVLIKVCWEREFQRTLKHVESCFAVAQGNGRVTVEDLDKSLSQRCARPRELIMGINCCYQLWRMQQFLGQRLWESRELVSVQLRGMRGVIENLARELEAGSDTWWRRAEYFKQSLKQSGIPVASLVLYPSVRGYEVEVAMPACTGKRKCIYDVAPLLSQLTGENLVTSHTDCVIWEDKDFCTFRLYPDLNYQLGLGLARCPGKGNDISGDSCTVMHLSDGRLSILISDGMGSGVTARSESETTLSLLQKLLKVGYSRDLAIRMVNSVMMRHCPDEDNFATVDMCVADLYGGKLEMVKIGAPPSFLVRQNHVQVIQASSLPVGIVDDINIFSQHSEMDNGNMLVMVTDGVTDAYPGNAENEEWITSVLREIVDLPPQEVAELILRLAISGAGEGRQVADDMTVLVARLKNSCIDN; from the coding sequence TTGTTTGAAAAGGCCGAAATATACTCGCGTCAGCGAAGTAAAGAGGGGCAATACAAATATGATGATTATACCGCCGGGTGCTGCAAGAGCCGCCGGCTGCATTTTTTTACCGGGTTACGGTTAAGGGATGGGGTGGGGCTGGTTGCCTTGCTCGCGGCTGGTTTTTTACTGGGCCGGGCTTTTTTATTGGGTGAACTGTTGCCCTTTGGTGTAGCGTTGGTGGCGGCCGGTTTTGTTTATCATCGTGAATCTGCTCTGGCGGCGCTTATCGGAGCAGCGCTGGGGTTATGCACTGTGGTTTCGGGTTGGGAACTGGCTGCTCGTATGGTTGCGCTGGTGGCGGTGGGTGTCGCTGCCTTAGCCGTGCCGTTGCACTCCGCGCTGCTTCGCATCTGGCTGGGCGGGGCGGTTTTGGCTGTGCTGGTGGTCACAGGTACGGGATATGTGGCGGTTACAGGGCCTAATACATACGATTATGTCAGGGTGCTTTTTGAAGCTATATTTGGTGCCTTGCTGGCAGTTGCTTATGGAGCGGCCTTTGGGGGATTGCGGCGGTACGCCACGGGTCAACAGGTTAACGGGGAGCAGGTCTTTTGTTTTATTGTTTTATTGCTCAGTATAGTGGCAGCCGCCGGGCAGGTGCGGTGGGGCATGCTTACCCCGGGTGGTATATTGGCTGCTTTTATTGTACTTGTAGCAGGATATATCGGTGGTGCCGGCCTGGGGGCCGCTGCCGGTGCCGTTATAGGGGTGGTGCCAGGTCTTGTATTTACTGTTTCGCCGGCGGCACTGGGGGCATTTGCATTTGCGGGTTTTTTAGGTGGTTTGTGCCGGGGTATGAAGCGGATAGGGGTTGTATCCGGTTTTTTATTGGGAGGCACACTACTTACCGTTTATTTGGGTAGTGGTCGAGATATAGCCGGTTTAATGGTGGAAACAGCGCTGGCCGGGCTGGTCTTTTTAATATTGCCTAAAACAGTGTTTACAGCTATACAAAAAAATATGCCGGTGGCTGGCCCCTGGCTGGCCACAGCCCAGTTGGCAGAAGGTGAACAGAACAGCATTAAAGGACGGTTAAAGCGATGGCAGACGGTATTTGAAGAAGTTTCCCGCACCTATGATCAGGTGAGCGGTGCACTGGATCCCCAGGGGAAAGACACTGGATGGCAGTCCTCGATTAAGGAAATTAAAAACATGGTCTGTAATGATTGTGTATTGATTAAAGTATGCTGGGAAAGGGAATTTCAGCGTACCCTTAAGCATGTTGAAAGTTGTTTTGCTGTTGCCCAAGGCAATGGGCGGGTAACAGTGGAGGATTTGGATAAGTCACTGAGTCAGCGTTGTGCAAGACCCCGGGAATTGATCATGGGTATTAACTGCTGCTATCAATTGTGGCGCATGCAGCAATTCTTGGGGCAGAGACTGTGGGAGAGCCGGGAACTGGTATCTGTGCAACTGCGCGGTATGCGCGGGGTAATTGAAAATTTAGCCCGGGAGTTGGAGGCGGGAAGCGACACGTGGTGGCGACGTGCGGAATATTTTAAACAAAGTTTAAAACAGTCTGGTATACCAGTTGCATCCCTGGTGTTGTATCCTTCTGTGCGGGGGTACGAGGTGGAGGTGGCTATGCCGGCTTGCACCGGTAAAAGAAAATGTATTTATGATGTGGCCCCTTTGTTAAGTCAATTGACAGGGGAAAATCTGGTTACCTCCCATACGGATTGTGTTATTTGGGAAGACAAGGACTTCTGCACTTTCAGGTTGTATCCGGATTTAAACTATCAATTGGGGCTTGGCCTTGCTCGGTGTCCCGGTAAAGGGAATGATATATCAGGCGATAGCTGTACAGTAATGCATCTTAGCGATGGGAGGCTGTCTATTTTAATTAGCGATGGCATGGGCTCCGGAGTGACGGCGAGATCGGAAAGTGAAACAACGTTATCGTTATTGCAAAAGTTGTTAAAAGTGGGTTATAGCAGGGACCTGGCTATTCGTATGGTCAACTCGGTTATGATGCGTCACTGTCCCGATGAGGATAACTTCGCTACAGTGGATATGTGTGTAGCAGACCTGTATGGCGGAAAGTTGGAAATGGTAAAAATCGGTGCGCCACCCAGCTTTTTAGTGCGCCAGAACCATGTCCAGGTTATCCAGGCCAGCTCATTGCCGGTGGGTATTGTAGATGATATAAATATTTTTTCTCAACACAGTGAAATGGATAATGGTAATATGCTGGTTATGGTGACAGACGGAGTTACAGACGCTTATCCAGGGAACGCGGAAAATGAAGAGTGGATAACCTCCGTACTCAGGGAAATCGTTGATTTGCCGCCCCAAGAAGTGGCCGAGCTGATTCTGCGCCTGGCTATAAGCGGTGCCGGCGAGGGACGGCAGGTGGCGGATGATATGACCGTGTTGGTGGCTCGGTTAAAAAATTCGTGTATTGATAATTAA
- the tilS gene encoding tRNA lysidine(34) synthetase TilS, protein MPLIKPIAEHIRKYKMVSAGETVVVGVSGGPDSMALLHILYRLQETLEIKLVVAHLNHQFRGSEAEADAHFVLNAARRLQLTAFVEARDVPAYSRGRGISPQVAAREVRYNFLDEVAVKTGASKVALGHHADDQAETILLHILRGTGAGGLKGMLPVRDDFYIRPLLAVRRRDIEDYCQRHDLATRQDSSNTKPKYLRNRVRLELLPILEKRYNPNLVESLNRLAEICRDEDDYLEHQAGEVFFRARLSTGGNTICLDAGKLSAVPQALLRRVVRLAWSEICGDQDDLNYRHIEQVLAIINGGGGYRQINLPRGITFKKYYEVLEFTLDREIKEVPFYQYFLKVPGITFIPEVGLSIGAEILPVGEAMEPFVFGSGQVILDYDRLAAPLIVRRRLSGDRFGPLGLDGTVKLKKFFIDHKIPRHQRDCIPLVVSGNDIVWVVGMRPGEKWKVTNNTVNCLRLYIIDYE, encoded by the coding sequence ATGCCTTTAATTAAGCCGATTGCTGAACATATCCGTAAATATAAAATGGTTTCCGCGGGTGAAACTGTGGTGGTAGGCGTATCAGGGGGACCGGATTCCATGGCCCTGCTGCATATCCTGTACAGGTTGCAGGAAACCTTGGAAATTAAGCTGGTGGTGGCTCATTTAAATCACCAGTTTCGTGGTAGCGAGGCAGAGGCCGATGCCCATTTTGTTTTAAATGCGGCCCGCCGCCTACAATTGACAGCTTTTGTGGAAGCCCGGGATGTACCGGCATACAGCCGGGGGCGTGGTATTTCTCCCCAGGTGGCGGCCCGGGAAGTTCGTTATAACTTTTTAGACGAAGTGGCCGTGAAAACGGGAGCGTCCAAGGTGGCACTGGGGCATCATGCGGACGACCAAGCTGAAACCATATTGCTGCATATTTTAAGGGGTACCGGTGCGGGCGGTCTTAAAGGCATGCTGCCCGTGCGGGATGATTTTTATATTCGCCCATTACTGGCTGTCAGGCGCCGTGATATTGAAGATTACTGTCAACGGCACGACCTGGCTACCAGGCAGGATTCCAGCAACACAAAGCCCAAGTATTTGCGTAACCGGGTTAGGTTGGAGCTGCTGCCGATTTTAGAAAAAAGATATAACCCTAATCTGGTAGAGTCTTTAAACCGGCTGGCAGAAATATGCCGGGATGAAGACGATTACCTGGAGCATCAGGCCGGGGAGGTTTTTTTTCGTGCCAGGCTCTCAACCGGCGGCAATACCATATGCCTTGATGCGGGGAAATTGTCGGCCGTTCCACAGGCATTGCTGCGCAGGGTAGTGCGCCTGGCCTGGAGCGAAATTTGCGGTGATCAGGATGATTTAAACTACCGGCATATTGAACAAGTTTTGGCAATAATAAATGGTGGAGGTGGTTATAGGCAAATTAATTTGCCAAGGGGAATTACGTTTAAAAAGTATTATGAGGTGCTGGAGTTCACCCTGGACCGGGAAATTAAAGAGGTTCCCTTTTACCAGTATTTTTTAAAGGTGCCGGGTATTACTTTTATTCCCGAGGTGGGTTTGTCTATAGGCGCTGAGATATTACCTGTTGGCGAGGCCATGGAGCCTTTCGTTTTTGGCTCCGGGCAAGTTATTTTGGATTACGACCGTTTAGCTGCTCCCTTAATAGTGCGCCGCCGGTTATCCGGTGATCGTTTCGGCCCATTGGGTTTGGATGGCACCGTGAAACTGAAAAAATTTTTTATTGATCACAAGATTCCCCGTCACCAGAGGGATTGCATTCCCCTGGTGGTATCCGGAAATGATATAGTATGGGTGGTTGGCATGCGCCCGGGTGAAAAATGGAAGGTAACCAATAATACGGTAAATTGTTTGCGATTATATATTATCGATTACGAATAA
- the ftsH gene encoding ATP-dependent zinc metalloprotease FtsH, with protein MNKVIKNLSIYLLIVLVTIALIRWNTQDNAAIEEMRFDEFYAALGEGKITQVTIQPDDFTALITGKEVGGKQFQVRGTVPGAEKVEAILQDKGVQYNVIEPPRPSWWTGLLTTLLPILIFVLLFFFLMQQTQGGGNRVMSFGKSRAKLHTDDKKKVTFADVAGADEVKEELEEVVEFLKNPKKFNELGARIPKGVLLFGPPGTGKTLLARAVAGEAGTPFFSISGSDFVEMFVGVGASRVRDLFEQAKKNAPCIVFIDEIDAVGRQRGAGLGGGHDEREQTLNQLLVEMDGFDANEGIIIIAATNRPDILDPALLRPGRFDREVVVGVPDINGRKEILLVHARGKPLAPGVDIEIIARRTPGFTGADLANLINEAALLAARRNKKDIGQSELEDSIERVIAGPEKKSRVISENEKKLVSYHEAGHAVVGYLLPHTDPVHKVSIIPRGRAGGYTLLLPKEDRYYMTRSQLLDQVTMLLGGRVAEDLVLREISTGAQNDLERSTELVRKMVMEYGMSDALGPMTFGNKQEAVFLGRDIARDRNYGEEVAASIDREVRGTIERNYIRAKDMLSKHIEILHKIARELMEKETLEAEEFASIMKESGIEANKA; from the coding sequence TTGAACAAGGTGATCAAAAACCTTAGCATATACCTTCTGATTGTATTGGTTACCATAGCTTTGATTAGATGGAATACCCAGGATAATGCAGCCATTGAGGAAATGCGGTTTGATGAATTTTATGCCGCCCTGGGTGAAGGTAAGATAACACAGGTGACTATCCAGCCGGATGATTTTACCGCGCTGATCACCGGTAAAGAGGTGGGCGGTAAGCAGTTTCAAGTAAGAGGTACTGTGCCGGGTGCCGAAAAGGTGGAAGCCATCCTGCAGGATAAGGGGGTTCAATACAATGTAATAGAACCGCCCAGACCCAGCTGGTGGACCGGCTTGTTAACCACACTGTTACCTATTTTAATCTTTGTTTTATTGTTTTTCTTCCTTATGCAGCAGACCCAGGGCGGAGGCAACCGGGTCATGTCCTTCGGTAAAAGCCGGGCTAAGTTGCATACCGATGATAAAAAAAAGGTAACCTTTGCAGATGTGGCGGGTGCTGATGAGGTTAAGGAAGAGTTGGAAGAGGTTGTGGAATTCCTAAAAAATCCCAAAAAGTTTAATGAACTGGGAGCTCGCATTCCCAAGGGAGTATTGTTGTTCGGACCGCCCGGTACCGGTAAAACTTTGCTGGCACGTGCTGTGGCCGGTGAGGCGGGAACACCCTTTTTTAGTATCAGCGGTTCAGACTTTGTAGAAATGTTTGTGGGTGTGGGTGCTTCCAGAGTTAGGGATTTATTTGAGCAGGCCAAGAAAAATGCACCCTGTATAGTATTTATAGATGAAATTGATGCTGTGGGCCGCCAGCGTGGCGCAGGCCTGGGCGGTGGACATGATGAACGTGAACAGACCCTGAACCAGCTATTGGTGGAAATGGACGGCTTTGATGCCAATGAGGGTATTATAATCATTGCTGCTACCAACAGGCCTGATATATTAGACCCGGCACTGCTCAGGCCGGGGCGCTTTGACCGCGAGGTGGTGGTGGGCGTACCGGATATCAACGGCAGGAAAGAAATACTGCTGGTGCACGCCAGGGGTAAGCCCCTGGCCCCCGGTGTAGATATTGAAATCATAGCCCGTCGTACCCCCGGCTTTACAGGTGCTGACCTGGCTAATTTGATAAATGAAGCTGCCCTGTTGGCAGCCCGCCGCAATAAAAAGGATATCGGTCAAAGTGAGCTGGAAGATTCAATTGAGCGAGTCATTGCCGGCCCGGAGAAAAAATCACGGGTTATCAGTGAAAATGAGAAAAAATTGGTCTCCTATCACGAAGCTGGTCACGCGGTGGTTGGCTACCTGTTGCCCCATACCGATCCGGTGCACAAGGTTTCCATCATACCCCGGGGGAGGGCCGGCGGGTATACGCTGCTTTTGCCCAAGGAAGACCGGTATTACATGACCAGGTCACAGCTGTTGGATCAAGTGACCATGTTGCTGGGTGGCCGGGTGGCCGAGGATTTGGTATTACGGGAAATCAGTACCGGCGCTCAGAACGATTTGGAGCGTTCCACCGAGCTGGTGCGCAAAATGGTTATGGAATATGGCATGAGCGATGCATTGGGTCCCATGACCTTTGGTAATAAACAGGAAGCTGTGTTCTTAGGCCGGGATATTGCCCGGGATCGCAACTATGGCGAAGAGGTGGCCGCGTCCATTGACCGGGAAGTGCGGGGTACAATTGAGAGAAACTATATACGAGCCAAGGATATGCTTAGTAAGCATATTGAAATACTGCATAAGATTGCCAGGGAACTGATGGAAAAAGAAACTTTGGAAGCCGAAGAATTTGCAAGTATTATGAAGGAATCCGGTATTGAGGCCAATAAAGCTTAG
- the ndk gene encoding nucleoside-diphosphate kinase, whose product MERTYVMVKPDGVQRNLIGEIIFRFEKKGLKIVGLKMMQISRELAERHYGEHRGKPFFEPLVEYITSGPVVAMALEGKDAVSTAREMMGATNPLKAAQGTIRGTFGMDIGRNVVHGSDSTESAARELGLFFAPGELVEYKRELDSWIYE is encoded by the coding sequence TTGGAGCGGACTTATGTTATGGTTAAACCAGATGGTGTGCAGAGAAATTTAATAGGGGAAATTATATTCCGCTTTGAAAAAAAAGGGCTCAAGATTGTAGGCCTGAAAATGATGCAGATATCCCGTGAACTGGCTGAGCGCCATTACGGGGAACACCGGGGCAAGCCGTTTTTTGAGCCCCTGGTGGAATATATCACTTCTGGTCCTGTAGTGGCCATGGCCCTCGAAGGTAAAGATGCCGTGAGCACGGCGCGGGAAATGATGGGGGCTACCAACCCGCTAAAGGCTGCCCAAGGAACTATACGCGGTACTTTTGGCATGGATATTGGACGCAATGTGGTGCATGGTTCAGATTCAACCGAAAGTGCGGCCAGGGAATTAGGGCTGTTCTTTGCACCAGGTGAACTTGTTGAATATAAAAGAGAATTGGATAGCTGGATTTATGAATAA
- a CDS encoding thioesterase family protein, which produces MSLTKQITLGLTGSAQVEVNDQNTAIAYGSGDISVFATPAMIGLMEKAALSSVDPLLPEGYTTVGIKVDVEHVAATPVGGVVRAQSRLLKIDGRRLVFEVQASDDTRVVGRGTHQRFIVKVDEFLQRVGSKK; this is translated from the coding sequence ATGTCCTTAACTAAACAAATTACTCTTGGATTAACCGGATCGGCGCAGGTGGAGGTTAATGACCAAAATACCGCCATTGCATACGGCAGCGGTGATATCAGTGTATTTGCCACTCCCGCCATGATCGGGTTGATGGAAAAGGCGGCACTAAGCTCTGTAGATCCTTTGCTGCCTGAAGGTTATACCACGGTGGGTATCAAGGTGGATGTGGAACACGTAGCCGCCACTCCCGTGGGGGGGGTTGTGCGGGCGCAGTCCAGACTTTTGAAGATAGATGGGCGGCGACTGGTTTTTGAAGTCCAGGCCAGCGATGACACACGGGTGGTTGGACGTGGCACCCATCAGAGATTTATTGTAAAAGTAGATGAGTTTCTACAGCGAGTAGGCAGTAAAAAATAG
- a CDS encoding formate--tetrahydrofolate ligase, which yields MAYDATKLKDFEIAEQAEKNMPLPYEWQEKLGLQKDEVIPYGRICKLDFMKIIDRLKDKPDGKFIEVTAITPTPLGEGKTTTSMGLVEGLGKRGMNVGAAIRQPSGGPTMNIKGTAAGGGNALAIPMTEFSLGLTGDLNDIMNAHNLAMVALTARMQHERNYDDAELAKRNLRRLDVDPTRVEMGWIIDFCAQAMRNIIIGIGGRMDGFMMKSKFGIAVSSEIMAILAVAHDLKDMRERIGKIIVGYDKKGKPVTTSDLEVAGAMTAFMRNAINPTLMSTAEYQPVLVHAGPFANIAIGQSSIIADRIGLKMFDYHVTESGFAADIGFEKFWNVKCRFSGHVPNVSVLTATIRALKMHGGGPKVVAGRPLPEEYVKENVGLVEKGCENLVHHINTIRKAGINPVVCINSFHTDTKDEIAAVRRAAEAAGARCAMSEHWLKGGDGALELADAVIDACKDEVNFKFLYPLEMPLRQRVDAIAREVYGADGVSWTAEAEAKAKAFEENPEYKDFATMMVKTHLSLSHDPALKGVPKGWTLPVRDVLIFAGAKFLCPMTGSISLMPGTSSDPAYRRIDVDTETGKVLGLF from the coding sequence TTGGCATACGATGCAACTAAATTAAAGGACTTTGAAATCGCCGAACAGGCGGAGAAAAATATGCCCCTGCCTTACGAATGGCAGGAGAAGTTAGGCTTACAAAAGGATGAAGTTATTCCTTATGGCAGAATTTGCAAGCTGGACTTCATGAAAATCATCGATCGTCTGAAAGATAAGCCGGACGGCAAATTCATCGAAGTTACCGCTATTACCCCCACTCCGCTGGGCGAAGGTAAAACCACCACTTCCATGGGCCTGGTGGAAGGCCTGGGTAAACGGGGCATGAACGTAGGTGCGGCTATTCGCCAGCCTTCCGGCGGCCCCACTATGAATATCAAGGGTACCGCAGCCGGCGGCGGCAACGCGCTGGCCATTCCCATGACCGAATTCTCCCTCGGTCTTACCGGTGACCTGAATGATATTATGAACGCTCACAACCTGGCCATGGTAGCCCTCACCGCCAGGATGCAGCACGAGAGAAACTATGATGATGCCGAACTGGCCAAGCGGAACCTGCGCCGCCTGGATGTCGACCCCACCCGGGTGGAAATGGGCTGGATCATTGACTTCTGTGCCCAGGCCATGCGGAACATCATTATCGGTATTGGCGGCCGGATGGACGGCTTCATGATGAAATCCAAGTTTGGTATTGCTGTGAGCTCCGAGATTATGGCTATTCTTGCTGTGGCCCATGATCTAAAAGACATGCGGGAGCGCATTGGTAAAATTATCGTTGGTTACGATAAGAAGGGTAAACCTGTAACCACCTCCGATTTAGAAGTGGCTGGTGCCATGACCGCTTTCATGCGCAATGCCATTAACCCGACTTTGATGAGCACTGCTGAATACCAGCCTGTGCTGGTACATGCCGGCCCGTTTGCCAACATCGCCATCGGCCAGTCCTCCATCATTGCCGACCGGATTGGTCTGAAGATGTTTGACTACCATGTCACCGAGAGCGGATTCGCCGCTGATATCGGATTTGAAAAGTTCTGGAACGTTAAGTGCCGCTTCAGCGGGCACGTTCCCAACGTTTCCGTGCTTACCGCCACTATCCGGGCGCTTAAGATGCACGGTGGCGGCCCCAAAGTTGTCGCCGGCCGCCCGCTGCCCGAAGAGTACGTCAAGGAAAACGTTGGGCTGGTTGAAAAGGGCTGCGAGAACCTGGTGCACCATATCAATACCATTCGCAAAGCCGGTATCAACCCGGTGGTTTGCATTAACTCATTCCATACTGATACCAAGGACGAAATCGCGGCGGTACGTCGCGCTGCCGAGGCAGCCGGAGCTCGCTGCGCCATGTCCGAGCACTGGCTTAAAGGTGGCGACGGTGCCCTGGAACTGGCTGATGCCGTTATCGACGCTTGCAAAGATGAAGTCAACTTCAAGTTCCTTTATCCGCTGGAAATGCCCCTGCGCCAGAGGGTGGATGCCATTGCCCGGGAAGTATACGGTGCTGACGGCGTAAGTTGGACAGCGGAAGCTGAAGCCAAAGCCAAGGCATTTGAAGAAAATCCGGAGTACAAAGATTTCGCTACCATGATGGTGAAAACTCACCTCAGCTTGTCCCATGACCCTGCACTGAAGGGTGTGCCCAAGGGCTGGACACTGCCGGTGCGCGACGTACTTATCTTTGCCGGTGCCAAGTTCCTGTGCCCGATGACCGGTTCTATCAGCCTGATGCCCGGTACCAGCTCCGACCCGGCTTACCGGAGAATTGATGTGGATACGGAAACCGGCAAAGTGCTGGGTCTGTTCTAA
- a CDS encoding DUF134 domain-containing protein produces MSRPPKCRRVEFMPEMTFFKPAGIPVSELEVIQLTVEELEAIRLKDLLGLEQEGCAEKMGVSRPTYHRILSSARGKVAVALVEGKAIRVEGGHFEMVVRHFKCFDCGHLWELPCGEGPRGSEITCPQCQSDNVSRVSKEGHPYGCHSKKRGRGNGQES; encoded by the coding sequence ATGTCCAGACCGCCTAAATGTCGACGGGTTGAATTTATGCCCGAGATGACTTTTTTTAAACCCGCTGGTATACCCGTTAGTGAGCTTGAAGTTATTCAGCTGACGGTAGAAGAATTGGAAGCTATCAGACTAAAGGACTTGCTTGGTTTGGAGCAGGAGGGCTGTGCTGAAAAAATGGGCGTTTCCAGACCCACTTATCACCGTATATTATCCTCTGCCCGTGGCAAGGTAGCTGTTGCTTTGGTGGAAGGTAAAGCTATTCGTGTAGAGGGCGGACATTTTGAAATGGTGGTGCGTCACTTTAAATGCTTTGACTGTGGCCACCTATGGGAATTGCCCTGTGGTGAGGGACCCCGTGGATCCGAAATTACCTGTCCCCAGTGTCAGAGTGATAATGTATCCAGGGTAAGCAAAGAAGGCCATCCCTATGGGTGTCACTCGAAGAAACGGGGGCGGGGAAACGGGCAGGAAAGTTAA